Proteins encoded within one genomic window of Edaphobacter lichenicola:
- a CDS encoding tetratricopeptide repeat protein: MRTTLPLAARRISTVLAVSLALGLTAGCHRDPNKQKLRYLESGKRYADQGKLKEATIQFANALKVDRNYADAHYQLSKVFLKQGSVMPAYSELMRTVDLQPANLQARIDLGNILLAGKQIDRAAAQATAVLAIDNNNADAHALLSSIAAAKGDRIEALAQIQQALAADPNRAAFHASLGLLQSNDPATAAAGEDQLRKAVSLDGKNVTARVVLASLLQKKGDLQGAEDQMKAAIAADPKSVMARASLADLYMRQKDTAKAEQTLHQASEDLSDSESGAGMLATYYIRTNQLAAGETAYADLISKHPKSAPLKIAYLRLLILNKDLPKARTVGAELSKTDPNIPEVAVLNGMLMLNDGKTADAFAMLQKAAKANPDNLVVKLWLGRAARAKGDMGVAQQSFRDAAKLSPGSLEAQAGLAEISIDTHDFSTLHQVADTAISINPQIAGPYIWRGIAEGSQKELDKADADFHQAIKLDPKNSTGYLELAQLRLFQQKTPEAKTLLEQTLELNPNSSRALRLLATTLLFEKQPANAISRVQDQIAKTPQNGDMYNLLAELQLSTGDAKDALASSEKAMQLNPSDNAAVVTYTRAEVTAGDPAKAVAKWQQWTTDHPSDAQGLTILGTMQESQGDRNGAMASYKKALAVQPEQPIAANNLAYLMVDTGQNLDVALSLAQIARRAMPSSPNTADTLAWIYYQKGNFASARDLLEDALKAAPNSASIHYHLGMTYTKLSNTADAMTHLKKAAALAPNTQTAKDADKELALLG, encoded by the coding sequence ATGCGAACCACCCTCCCCCTGGCAGCCCGTCGAATCTCAACAGTGCTGGCCGTCTCTCTTGCCCTTGGACTCACCGCGGGCTGTCATCGCGATCCCAACAAGCAGAAGCTGCGCTATCTTGAAAGCGGCAAACGCTACGCCGACCAGGGCAAGCTCAAGGAGGCGACGATTCAGTTCGCCAACGCCCTCAAGGTCGACCGCAACTACGCCGATGCTCACTACCAGCTCTCCAAGGTCTTCCTCAAGCAGGGTTCGGTCATGCCGGCGTACAGCGAGTTGATGCGCACGGTGGATCTGCAGCCCGCCAACCTCCAGGCGCGTATCGATCTGGGCAACATTCTGCTCGCCGGCAAACAGATCGACCGGGCCGCCGCACAGGCCACCGCGGTCCTCGCCATCGACAACAATAATGCCGACGCCCATGCTCTTCTTTCGAGCATCGCCGCAGCCAAAGGGGACCGCATCGAAGCTCTGGCGCAGATTCAGCAGGCTCTCGCGGCAGACCCGAATCGCGCGGCATTCCATGCTTCGCTCGGCCTTTTGCAGAGCAACGATCCAGCCACCGCCGCCGCCGGGGAAGACCAGCTCCGTAAGGCCGTTTCGCTGGACGGAAAGAACGTGACAGCACGTGTCGTCCTGGCCTCGCTTCTGCAGAAGAAGGGGGATCTTCAGGGTGCCGAGGATCAGATGAAGGCAGCCATCGCGGCCGACCCGAAGAGCGTGATGGCGCGCGCCAGCCTCGCGGATCTTTACATGCGGCAAAAGGACACGGCCAAGGCCGAGCAGACTCTTCACCAGGCATCGGAGGATCTCTCCGACTCCGAGAGCGGTGCAGGAATGCTGGCTACCTACTACATCCGCACCAACCAGCTTGCCGCGGGCGAGACCGCCTACGCAGACCTTATCTCCAAACATCCGAAGAGTGCGCCGCTCAAGATCGCTTACCTGCGACTTTTGATTCTGAACAAGGATCTGCCCAAAGCGAGGACCGTCGGCGCGGAGCTATCCAAAACCGACCCCAATATTCCTGAGGTTGCGGTTCTCAACGGCATGCTTATGCTCAACGATGGCAAGACCGCCGATGCCTTCGCCATGCTGCAGAAGGCGGCCAAGGCCAATCCCGACAATCTGGTCGTCAAGCTCTGGCTCGGCCGGGCAGCCCGCGCCAAAGGCGACATGGGCGTTGCGCAGCAGAGCTTCCGCGATGCCGCCAAACTCAGCCCGGGAAGTCTGGAGGCGCAGGCCGGTCTTGCGGAGATCTCGATCGATACCCACGACTTCAGCACGCTTCATCAGGTAGCCGATACGGCCATCTCCATTAACCCACAGATCGCGGGCCCCTATATCTGGCGCGGCATCGCCGAAGGCAGCCAGAAAGAGCTCGACAAGGCAGACGCAGACTTTCATCAGGCCATCAAGCTGGATCCGAAGAACTCCACCGGCTATCTGGAACTGGCGCAGCTTCGGCTCTTCCAGCAGAAGACTCCTGAGGCCAAGACCCTGCTCGAACAGACCCTCGAGCTGAACCCTAACTCCTCCCGCGCTCTCCGTCTGCTGGCCACCACTCTCCTGTTTGAAAAACAGCCGGCCAACGCGATCAGCCGAGTGCAGGACCAGATCGCGAAGACTCCGCAAAATGGCGACATGTACAACCTGCTGGCTGAGCTGCAACTGAGCACAGGCGATGCGAAAGACGCGCTGGCCTCGTCAGAGAAAGCGATGCAGCTGAACCCGAGCGACAACGCAGCGGTGGTCACCTACACCCGGGCCGAAGTTACAGCCGGCGATCCCGCCAAGGCCGTGGCCAAGTGGCAACAGTGGACCACGGACCATCCCTCCGACGCGCAGGGTCTTACCATACTGGGGACCATGCAGGAGTCGCAGGGCGATCGCAATGGAGCCATGGCCAGCTACAAGAAGGCCCTTGCCGTACAACCCGAGCAGCCCATCGCCGCCAACAACCTCGCCTACCTGATGGTGGACACCGGGCAGAACCTGGACGTTGCCCTCTCTCTGGCCCAGATAGCGCGGCGCGCCATGCCCTCTTCTCCGAACACAGCCGACACCCTGGCCTGGATCTACTATCAGAAGGGCAACTTTGCTTCGGCCCGCGATCTTCTCGAGGATGCCCTCAAGGCTGCTCCTAACAGCGCGTCCATCCACTATCACCTGGGAATGACGTATACCAAGCTGTCCAACACCGCCGATGCGATGACTCATCTGAAGAAAGCGGCGGCGTTGGCTCCGAACACCCAGACCGCGAAGGACGCCGACAAGGAACTGGCTCTGCTGGGCTAA
- a CDS encoding glycosyltransferase family 4 protein, giving the protein MIRPLYFEESSNGEESSRDTAHAELPHVLLVLDQFPKTLGGGERIVLKLAGLLPQYGYRVSILTFSAHPDSAGLKSPPCSVYLLPLQRTYDLTAMRGSLDLRRFLKEQRIRIVQTFFESSDIWAGFVTKAMSNAKLIWSRRDMGILRTGKHHAAYRLMAGAPDKVFAVSEQVRRHCIEVDGVDPSRVQTVYNGLDLADWNADPRSAELSGESGGQSIVATVGNIRRVKGHDVFIRAAASVAEKFPNSSFRIAGDVLEPEYFQELQALVSELKLSDRFHFVGGVTNLRDYLSTAEVFVLPSRSEGFSNAIVEAMAAALPVVATNVGGNAEAVQDGVSGIIVPADDPDALASAIVDLLSDTAKAKQMGEAGKRLAAEKFTTEAMMGQITSVYASLLRGE; this is encoded by the coding sequence ATGATCAGGCCGCTATACTTTGAGGAATCGAGCAACGGGGAGGAGTCGAGCAGGGACACGGCGCATGCTGAACTGCCTCACGTGCTGCTCGTGCTCGATCAGTTCCCCAAAACACTGGGTGGCGGCGAACGGATTGTACTCAAGCTCGCGGGACTGCTGCCGCAGTATGGATATCGCGTCTCGATTCTGACGTTCTCAGCCCATCCGGATAGCGCTGGGCTGAAGTCGCCGCCATGCTCCGTATACCTTTTGCCCCTGCAGCGCACCTACGATCTCACGGCGATGCGAGGCAGCCTTGATCTCAGAAGGTTCCTCAAGGAGCAGCGAATCCGGATCGTTCAGACGTTCTTTGAGAGCTCCGATATCTGGGCAGGATTTGTAACCAAAGCGATGTCAAATGCGAAGCTCATCTGGAGTCGAAGAGATATGGGCATCCTTCGAACCGGCAAGCATCATGCAGCCTATCGCCTGATGGCAGGCGCTCCCGACAAGGTGTTTGCCGTCTCCGAACAGGTGCGTCGGCATTGCATTGAGGTGGACGGCGTCGATCCGTCGCGCGTGCAGACGGTGTACAACGGGCTCGATCTGGCGGACTGGAACGCGGACCCTAGATCAGCAGAACTCTCTGGAGAATCTGGCGGACAATCTATTGTTGCGACGGTTGGGAATATTCGCCGGGTGAAGGGGCACGATGTTTTTATCCGGGCCGCCGCCTCCGTCGCAGAAAAGTTTCCCAATTCGTCGTTCCGTATCGCCGGCGATGTTCTGGAGCCGGAGTATTTTCAGGAGCTGCAGGCACTGGTCAGCGAGCTGAAGCTGTCCGACCGCTTTCACTTCGTTGGAGGCGTGACCAATCTGCGCGACTACCTCTCCACCGCTGAGGTCTTCGTGTTGCCATCACGGAGCGAAGGCTTTTCGAATGCGATCGTCGAGGCAATGGCTGCGGCCCTTCCTGTAGTCGCCACTAACGTAGGCGGCAATGCAGAGGCGGTTCAGGACGGTGTGAGTGGAATCATCGTCCCCGCGGACGATCCTGATGCTCTGGCGTCCGCGATTGTCGACCTGCTCTCCGATACCGCGAAGGCAAAGCAGATGGGGGAAGCTGGAAAGAGGCTGGCCGCGGAGAAGTTCACGACAGAGGCCATGATGGGCCAGATCACCAGTGTCTACGCGAGTCTGCTGCGGGGAGAGTAA
- a CDS encoding O-antigen ligase family protein produces the protein MGLGLAHYIPLIAYLGFWIMCILSLTGRPLLGLYYLIPFLPYRTMRDHFLDYPLGGNMLTILVIAVIIGAIIKGKSIPKSPLYTIWLVFGIYLYFSMWLGTALGNAPPPIWISDTNFVTWKDYMLIPLVFTAAGMVVEDRKAVRTVIAITAFTLLAIDRSCLMESLSRSWGTFDENKRDTGPLAYGSNQTAAFLAQFAMFFWGFVQFVKRKKFRLIFYGLVAVTIFADLYTFSRGSYLALIVSVIVLGFLKDRKLIVVAAVFLFTWQAIVPTAVRERVNMTKNSNGKLEESAQERVRLWEAAEASILSDPVLGIGYASYQLSAHVDGLRDTHNWYVKVMVETGIIGMIIVLVMLQQVLALAYRLFKRAEDPLYRGLGLGLFVAMCSCIVANFFGDRWTYLEIMGMLWVLVAIASRALQLVETEPVTEAAIPEVTVATNPFLAYR, from the coding sequence TTGGGACTAGGCCTCGCACACTATATTCCGCTGATCGCCTACCTCGGGTTCTGGATCATGTGTATCCTCTCCTTGACCGGACGCCCCCTGCTGGGACTGTACTACCTGATACCTTTCCTGCCTTATCGCACGATGCGGGATCACTTCCTGGACTATCCGCTGGGTGGCAATATGCTGACCATCCTGGTAATTGCCGTCATTATAGGCGCCATAATCAAGGGAAAATCGATACCAAAATCGCCGCTCTACACAATCTGGTTGGTGTTCGGAATTTATCTGTATTTTTCGATGTGGCTTGGTACAGCGCTCGGCAACGCGCCTCCACCGATCTGGATCTCCGACACCAACTTTGTGACGTGGAAAGATTACATGCTGATTCCTTTGGTCTTCACCGCAGCCGGTATGGTCGTCGAGGATCGGAAGGCGGTGCGAACGGTGATTGCTATCACAGCGTTTACTCTCCTGGCAATCGACAGGAGTTGTCTCATGGAAAGTTTGTCCAGGAGCTGGGGCACTTTCGATGAAAATAAGAGAGATACGGGCCCGCTCGCCTATGGTTCGAATCAGACGGCAGCTTTTCTCGCCCAGTTCGCCATGTTCTTCTGGGGTTTCGTCCAGTTTGTCAAAAGGAAGAAGTTTCGGCTGATCTTCTATGGGCTTGTGGCCGTAACAATATTTGCTGACTTGTACACGTTCTCGCGTGGATCGTACCTTGCCCTCATCGTCAGCGTCATCGTTCTTGGATTCCTGAAAGATCGCAAGCTTATCGTGGTCGCCGCAGTCTTTCTCTTTACCTGGCAAGCCATTGTTCCGACCGCAGTTCGTGAGCGGGTTAACATGACTAAAAACTCCAATGGAAAGCTGGAGGAGTCTGCGCAGGAGCGGGTCAGGTTGTGGGAGGCGGCAGAGGCATCCATCCTCAGCGATCCCGTCCTGGGAATCGGCTACGCCAGCTATCAGCTGTCGGCTCACGTAGACGGGCTGAGAGATACCCATAACTGGTACGTCAAAGTGATGGTCGAGACAGGGATCATCGGAATGATCATCGTGCTTGTGATGCTGCAACAGGTGCTTGCCTTGGCCTACCGGCTCTTTAAACGAGCCGAGGATCCGCTGTATCGAGGGCTCGGGCTGGGACTGTTTGTCGCCATGTGTTCTTGTATTGTCGCGAACTTTTTCGGCGATCGATGGACTTATCTCGAGATCATGGGCATGCTTTGGGTCCTTGTGGCCATTGCGAGCCGTGCGCTTCAGCTGGTCGAGACTGAACCCGTGACGGAAGCTGCTATCCCCGAAGTGACCGTCGCAACGAATCCATTTCTGGCGTACCGGTAG
- a CDS encoding glycosyltransferase family 2 protein has product MKFLFWICLALTAYAYFGYAVLLSIWVYFRRQSIRKTDYTPDVSILIAARNEEANLPSKLENLRMLNYPKARLEIVVASDGSTDRTAEILLEQPPPVVPILLEESGGKARALNAAVDRAKGEILVFLDARQSVEPNAIAELASCFADPTVGAVSGELLLEDAGVPSHEGLGIYWKIEKMVRKLESASGSVVGVTGAIYAIRRELYCAIPPGTILDDVFVPMNVARQGKRVVFEPAAIARDRFFDEKGKEFSRKVRTLTGNYQLLQLAPWLLSPSNPLLFRFVSHKLLRLLIPIFLPLMLVASGVLGGPFYGAIFWLQVLFYVAAACGSLIPSAKRFKPVGIASTFVMLNAAAALAFYNFAAGRKKVWL; this is encoded by the coding sequence GTGAAGTTTCTTTTCTGGATATGCCTTGCGCTTACGGCCTACGCGTACTTTGGCTACGCCGTCCTGCTGTCGATCTGGGTGTACTTTCGAAGGCAATCCATCCGGAAAACGGACTATACTCCTGACGTTTCTATCCTGATTGCGGCGCGCAACGAGGAGGCAAATCTTCCATCGAAGCTGGAAAACCTTCGTATGTTGAACTATCCAAAGGCACGGCTTGAGATCGTGGTGGCCTCGGACGGATCGACCGACAGGACCGCAGAGATTCTTCTGGAACAGCCTCCCCCTGTTGTCCCAATTCTGCTTGAAGAGTCCGGCGGCAAGGCTCGTGCTTTGAATGCGGCTGTCGATCGCGCTAAGGGCGAGATTCTGGTTTTTCTGGATGCGCGGCAGTCTGTGGAACCGAACGCGATCGCGGAGCTTGCTTCCTGTTTTGCGGATCCAACCGTGGGCGCAGTGAGTGGGGAGCTGCTACTCGAAGACGCTGGAGTGCCTTCGCACGAAGGGCTTGGCATCTACTGGAAGATCGAAAAGATGGTGCGGAAGCTTGAATCTGCGTCGGGGTCAGTGGTCGGCGTGACCGGCGCGATCTATGCCATTCGCCGCGAGCTCTACTGTGCCATTCCTCCCGGAACGATTCTGGATGATGTCTTCGTCCCAATGAATGTAGCGCGGCAAGGCAAACGGGTTGTCTTTGAACCGGCAGCGATTGCGCGGGACCGATTTTTTGACGAAAAAGGGAAGGAGTTCTCGCGAAAGGTTCGCACCTTGACCGGGAACTACCAATTACTCCAACTGGCTCCGTGGCTGCTCTCGCCGTCGAATCCGCTTCTCTTTCGCTTTGTCAGCCACAAACTGCTTCGGCTGCTGATTCCCATCTTTCTTCCGCTGATGCTGGTTGCCTCCGGTGTTCTGGGAGGGCCTTTTTACGGCGCAATCTTCTGGCTTCAGGTGCTATTCTACGTTGCAGCCGCCTGCGGATCCCTGATTCCGTCCGCCAAGAGATTCAAGCCCGTTGGCATCGCCAGCACGTTCGTGATGCTCAATGCGGCTGCGGCGCTTGCCTTTTATAACTTTGCTGCAGGGCGGAAAAAAGTATGGCTCTGA
- a CDS encoding lipopolysaccharide biosynthesis protein, whose product MSSKKRFAINVVTNWIAMAVGMVVPFFLAPFVVRHLGATIYGIWILAVSTAAYLNMLDLGLRSAITRFVSKSATEGDTQAAQKAIAATLWFRGLIAAVMVLISIALSIWFGKIFKIPHDLVRPAQVTVLLCSLGVASTLVAGVYGGVLRAINRFDVLSGITMTQTLVRAVGVILILRSGHGLLVLAIWEFVIVFGSAVSEFVFAFKLYPPCRILVFRPDMKTLKSIWSYSFKAFVIIVAVQIVFYTDNVVVGAFLSVGVVTFYSIAGSLAMYSGQIATAMGSTFMPMASGFDASGNAANLKKLLVRGTQAMLGLMLPIGITLLLRGKTFIGLWMGPQFSETSGTILQILLISQFFSIANATAGQIAYGINKHKTVATWAAAEAALNLGLSLILVKTIGIYGVAWGTSISLTLNHLIFWPRFVKRELGIPVPIYLWQGWGKVTLCSLPYALATYLADRRWHPGSLSAFFLQVALVLPVFALSALIMFNDDAMALFRRWRTSRLQSAQTIS is encoded by the coding sequence ATGTCCAGCAAAAAGCGATTCGCGATCAATGTCGTAACGAACTGGATAGCCATGGCTGTCGGCATGGTCGTTCCCTTCTTTCTGGCTCCCTTTGTGGTTCGTCATCTGGGCGCGACGATCTACGGCATCTGGATTCTGGCTGTCTCGACAGCCGCGTATCTCAATATGCTGGACCTGGGCTTGCGCAGCGCGATCACGCGCTTTGTCTCAAAGAGCGCAACCGAGGGCGATACCCAGGCAGCACAGAAGGCAATCGCCGCCACACTCTGGTTTCGTGGCCTGATCGCCGCAGTGATGGTGCTCATCAGTATCGCGTTGAGTATCTGGTTCGGTAAGATCTTCAAAATCCCCCACGACTTAGTACGCCCGGCACAAGTCACGGTTCTGCTCTGCTCTTTAGGAGTCGCCTCTACGTTGGTCGCAGGCGTCTACGGGGGTGTGCTCCGAGCGATCAACCGCTTCGACGTCCTGAGCGGGATCACCATGACCCAGACTCTGGTACGAGCCGTTGGAGTCATCCTCATTCTTCGCAGTGGCCATGGTCTCTTAGTCCTGGCCATCTGGGAGTTTGTGATCGTCTTCGGGTCTGCCGTTTCAGAGTTTGTGTTTGCGTTCAAACTGTACCCACCGTGCCGAATTCTTGTCTTTAGGCCCGACATGAAGACCCTGAAGAGTATCTGGTCCTACAGCTTCAAAGCATTTGTCATCATCGTGGCCGTGCAGATCGTCTTCTATACAGACAACGTCGTGGTCGGCGCCTTCCTCTCTGTCGGCGTCGTCACCTTCTACTCAATCGCTGGAAGTCTGGCAATGTACTCCGGACAAATAGCTACCGCCATGGGATCCACCTTTATGCCCATGGCGAGTGGTTTCGACGCAAGCGGTAACGCGGCCAATCTGAAAAAATTGCTGGTCCGGGGAACCCAGGCCATGCTCGGGCTTATGTTGCCAATTGGCATCACCCTGCTATTGCGTGGGAAAACTTTCATCGGCCTCTGGATGGGTCCGCAGTTCAGCGAGACCTCCGGCACAATTCTTCAAATCTTATTAATCAGCCAGTTCTTCTCCATTGCCAATGCGACGGCCGGTCAGATCGCTTACGGAATCAATAAACACAAGACCGTAGCGACCTGGGCCGCAGCCGAGGCGGCGCTGAATCTTGGGTTGAGTCTCATCCTCGTCAAGACCATTGGGATATACGGCGTTGCATGGGGCACCTCAATCTCACTGACGCTGAATCATCTCATCTTCTGGCCTCGGTTTGTTAAGCGGGAGCTCGGCATTCCAGTACCGATTTACCTTTGGCAGGGCTGGGGCAAGGTTACGCTGTGTTCGTTACCGTATGCCCTGGCCACCTATCTGGCGGATCGCCGGTGGCACCCTGGCTCGCTTTCTGCATTCTTCCTACAGGTCGCGCTGGTACTCCCCGTGTTTGCTCTATCGGCGTTGATCATGTTCAACGACGACGCAATGGCCTTGTTTCGAAGGTGGCGAACATCGCGACTCCAGAGTGCACAGACTATTTCCTAG
- a CDS encoding glycosyltransferase family 2 protein, with product MTPVMGANFTKMTKITVAIPAYNAEPYLREAIDSVLAQTCKPHEIIVVNDGSNDRTEEIALSYGSSVRYIKQENQGLSGARNTAIREASGDWIALFDSDDVMLPEKLEQQTRVIEENPNLMLVYSAFTYLYENGSTYEMAAFPASKLWPALRYRTPILPSTSVIRRSALLDVGCFNAVPAEDWDLWIRLVRRYSSQVFQEVPASLILYRQVENSLSKRILNIASGSMEMLDQTLVKDLSGIRKLVWKRRIEAKILFNVSVAMRENQNERYWAYAIESLVQWPFFGLVVPFDRYVIIANMVYKKFAGRRWDLRYWWPIRRCREELQEARRSSRK from the coding sequence ATGACACCAGTGATGGGCGCGAACTTTACGAAGATGACGAAAATTACGGTTGCGATTCCTGCCTATAACGCCGAACCATACCTTCGGGAGGCCATTGACAGCGTTCTAGCGCAGACCTGTAAGCCGCACGAGATCATTGTCGTGAATGACGGATCCAACGACCGGACTGAAGAGATCGCACTCTCCTACGGATCCAGTGTTCGGTATATCAAACAAGAGAACCAGGGTTTATCAGGCGCACGAAACACTGCGATTCGTGAAGCCTCGGGAGATTGGATCGCCCTCTTCGACAGTGATGACGTGATGCTTCCGGAGAAGCTGGAGCAGCAGACCAGAGTGATTGAAGAAAATCCAAACCTGATGCTGGTGTATTCAGCGTTCACTTATCTCTATGAAAACGGCTCCACGTATGAAATGGCTGCGTTTCCAGCGAGTAAACTCTGGCCGGCGCTACGGTATCGCACTCCGATTCTGCCTTCGACCTCTGTGATTCGTCGATCGGCGCTCCTGGATGTTGGGTGCTTTAATGCGGTACCTGCCGAAGACTGGGATCTATGGATTCGGCTGGTTCGACGCTACTCGTCCCAGGTCTTTCAAGAGGTCCCGGCGAGTTTAATACTGTATCGCCAGGTCGAGAACAGTCTGAGTAAACGAATCTTGAACATTGCGAGTGGCTCGATGGAGATGCTCGACCAGACTCTTGTCAAAGATCTTTCAGGAATCCGGAAGCTTGTTTGGAAGCGAAGGATCGAGGCAAAGATACTCTTCAACGTTTCTGTTGCGATGAGAGAGAACCAGAATGAACGATACTGGGCGTATGCGATAGAGTCCCTTGTGCAATGGCCCTTTTTCGGCTTGGTTGTGCCCTTTGACCGCTACGTGATTATTGCGAACATGGTCTATAAGAAGTTCGCCGGCAGACGTTGGGATCTACGTTACTGGTGGCCCATCCGACGTTGCCGTGAGGAGCTTCAAGAAGCTCGACGCAGCTCTAGGAAATAG
- a CDS encoding serine O-acetyltransferase, with the protein MEMSLDPQATIGGGLYIGHSGGVHINPEAIIGNNCDIAHHVTIGASAMGRKGAPVLGDRVYVGTGATVIGKIKIGSGAKIAANTLVMSNIPEGATVMGVPGRIVMRAPKTAASPALPVAETTDAK; encoded by the coding sequence ATGGAGATGTCTCTCGATCCTCAGGCGACGATCGGCGGGGGCCTTTACATCGGGCACAGCGGCGGCGTTCACATCAACCCTGAGGCAATCATCGGAAACAACTGCGACATCGCTCATCATGTAACCATCGGCGCCTCTGCTATGGGCCGCAAAGGCGCTCCTGTCCTCGGCGACCGGGTCTACGTCGGCACAGGCGCAACGGTAATTGGAAAGATCAAGATAGGCAGCGGAGCGAAGATCGCAGCCAATACACTCGTCATGAGCAATATCCCAGAAGGGGCAACGGTCATGGGAGTGCCCGGCCGCATCGTCATGCGAGCCCCGAAGACTGCTGCATCCCCTGCCCTGCCGGTAGCGGAGACTACAGATGCAAAATGA
- a CDS encoding HAD-IIIC family phosphatase, translated as MQNDTERQDLRRRIKEAIASKDAGAAVRRARRLLAAASSKPADVMFCASAFTGIAEALTNDLRAKRLKTYIVRSVTVEPILPFLTTEAVLSNYVLDLTVGGYGSYVDELLNPQSALARFKPDLVLILLDLEDIAGRLPDLCADGIGSAVEAEIEESVARVAQLLKNFRSGSSARILFQGSVVPDRTSLGDVAEANLPHGLSNAVAQLNQRLAALCRTISDCVFFDVDHLAARHGRASWRDARMFLASRLPISSTSFGAYAGGLVRSFSPLLRAPRKVLCTDLDNTLWGGVLGEEGPEGIATGTAFPGNCYLEYQRYLKQLSSRGILLAIVSKNNDADVREAFQVRAADLGLTLDTFVATKISWNEKATSIRELAEELSLGLDSFVFVDDNPVECEAIRQQLPEVAVVAAPIDEPWRLVELLSAQPFFDAAVVTDDDINRLNEYKAQAQRAELANSASNRDEFLASLEIVCTFLSALEAPLARSVQLLAKTNQFNLTTRRHSAAEVEEFASVAGGQAIAVRVRDRFGDAGVVGLALARTQGDTCSIDSLLLSCRVIGRGIETALLAYLGQNAIRAGATRLVGEFIPTKKNAPCADFYLDHGFVQDPSLAPSPTDTSPDSIFYQLDLTIAAPESPKWLTLEGKESNEFSASAVVAS; from the coding sequence ATGCAAAATGATACCGAGCGACAGGATCTGCGCCGGCGTATCAAAGAGGCCATCGCCTCCAAGGACGCAGGCGCCGCGGTCCGTCGTGCGCGAAGACTTCTTGCTGCTGCCTCCAGCAAGCCGGCTGATGTTATGTTCTGTGCCTCGGCGTTCACCGGCATAGCCGAAGCTCTCACCAACGACCTGCGAGCCAAACGACTCAAGACCTACATCGTGCGCTCTGTCACGGTCGAGCCGATCCTTCCCTTCCTAACCACCGAGGCGGTGCTGTCAAACTACGTGCTCGACCTCACCGTCGGCGGCTACGGCTCCTACGTCGATGAGCTGCTCAATCCGCAAAGCGCACTTGCCAGGTTCAAGCCTGACCTCGTCCTCATCCTCCTCGATCTCGAGGACATTGCCGGAAGACTACCGGACCTATGCGCAGATGGCATCGGCAGTGCAGTCGAAGCGGAGATTGAAGAATCCGTGGCTCGCGTGGCGCAGCTGCTCAAAAACTTTCGCTCGGGAAGCTCCGCTCGAATCCTCTTTCAGGGCTCCGTCGTCCCGGACCGCACCTCGCTCGGCGATGTTGCTGAAGCGAATCTCCCCCACGGCCTGAGCAATGCCGTTGCTCAGCTGAATCAAAGACTCGCTGCACTTTGCCGCACCATCTCCGACTGCGTCTTCTTCGATGTGGATCATCTCGCCGCACGCCACGGTCGTGCCAGCTGGCGGGACGCTCGAATGTTTCTGGCATCGCGTCTCCCTATATCCTCGACGTCGTTCGGAGCCTATGCGGGAGGCCTGGTCCGCTCGTTCTCGCCGCTCCTCCGGGCTCCACGAAAGGTTCTCTGTACGGATCTCGACAACACCTTGTGGGGCGGAGTTCTCGGTGAAGAAGGCCCTGAAGGAATCGCCACGGGAACAGCATTCCCAGGCAACTGCTATCTCGAGTACCAGCGATATCTCAAACAGCTATCGTCTCGAGGCATTCTGCTTGCCATCGTCTCGAAGAACAACGACGCAGATGTTCGCGAGGCCTTTCAAGTCCGCGCCGCCGACCTCGGACTCACTCTGGACACCTTCGTCGCGACAAAGATCAGCTGGAACGAAAAAGCAACCTCGATTCGCGAACTCGCGGAGGAGCTCTCCCTCGGCCTTGACTCCTTCGTCTTCGTCGATGACAACCCCGTCGAGTGCGAAGCCATCCGCCAACAACTACCGGAAGTCGCGGTCGTCGCAGCGCCAATCGACGAACCCTGGAGACTAGTTGAACTCCTGTCGGCGCAGCCATTCTTTGATGCAGCCGTGGTGACCGACGACGACATCAATCGCCTGAACGAGTACAAGGCGCAGGCCCAACGAGCAGAGCTGGCCAACAGCGCGAGCAATCGCGACGAGTTTCTCGCCTCGCTCGAGATCGTCTGCACCTTCCTCAGCGCTTTGGAGGCCCCACTTGCCCGTTCGGTTCAACTCCTCGCGAAGACCAACCAGTTTAATCTGACCACTCGACGCCACTCGGCAGCCGAGGTGGAAGAGTTCGCCTCTGTCGCAGGTGGCCAGGCAATCGCGGTTCGTGTGCGCGACCGTTTCGGCGATGCCGGCGTCGTAGGCCTCGCCCTCGCACGCACACAGGGTGATACTTGTTCCATCGATTCTCTGCTGCTATCGTGTCGAGTGATCGGCCGTGGTATCGAAACAGCGCTGTTGGCGTACCTCGGCCAGAACGCCATCAGAGCAGGAGCCACGCGTCTGGTGGGTGAGTTCATTCCAACGAAAAAAAACGCCCCTTGCGCCGACTTCTATCTCGATCACGGCTTTGTCCAAGACCCTTCGCTAGCCCCTTCGCCGACAGACACATCACCCGACTCCATCTTTTATCAACTCGATCTCACCATCGCCGCCCCTGAAAGTCCCAAGTGGCTAACCCTGGAAGGAAAGGAATCGAATGAGTTCTCAGCAAGTGCCGTCGTCGCTTCGTGA